The following proteins are encoded in a genomic region of Triticum dicoccoides isolate Atlit2015 ecotype Zavitan chromosome 1B, WEW_v2.0, whole genome shotgun sequence:
- the LOC119302381 gene encoding nucleolar protein 58-like isoform X3: protein MPRSSPANLTSTSTGQRGRKRRRPPPPSPVATDLGNHGLIMVLFETPSGFAIFYFDGISLYEPDAMENIWAHFVTEYRASHVIWRKDFQVFKDKSDAINYDTGLNNKLTKMLLKWHQPGQKLAIGKTQYKIVIEANLGISCLFDEPVMELMRGLNYLMHSVVPEEKSKLAKEHCLQMSQGLKMLLLRYGFDVKPEMVNDCIIVTACNLYDSDCCLKNQFKSWCHASHFLQDVSSINSQDWDMLKLATALKMMFSTDELSKLVADAHKYEDSGIIKGAILRLYNLTVYLYNSKAKYQRRLASFVKEAKEAYEAEQVI, encoded by the exons tcctccttctccggtag CTACTGATTTGGGGAATCATGGGTTGATCATGGTGTTGTTTGAGACACCTTCGGGCTTCGCAATTTTCTATTTTGACGGAATCAGCCTCTACGAGCCAGATGCCATGGAG AATATATGGGCGCACTTCGTCACGGAATACAGGGCAAGCCAT GTCATTTGGCGAAAAGACTTTCAAGTTTTTAAGGACAAGTCTGATGCCATTAACTATGATACTGGTCTTAACAATAAGCTTACTAAGATGCTCTTGAAGTGGCACCAACCTGGGCAGAAACTTGCTATTGGCAAGACTCAATATAAAATAGTCATTGAAGCAAACTTG GGAATATCCTGCCTGTTTGATGAACCTGTAATGGAGCTGATGCGTGGCCTGAACTATCTCATGCATAGTGTAGTTCCTGAAGAAAAATCAAAGCTAGCCAAGGAGCACTGCCTCCAGATGAGTCAAGGGCTGAAAATGCTCCTTCTACGTTATGGCTTTGATGTGAAGCCGGAGATG GTTAATGATTGCATTATTGTGACAGCATGCAACttgtatgattctgattgttgtttaaAGAATCAATTTAAGAGTTGGTGTCATGCTAGTCACTTCCTTCAAGATGTGTCATCCATTAATTCTCAGGACTGGGACATGTTGAAACTTGCAACAGCTCTGAAGATG ATGTTTTCAACAGATGAGTTGTCAAAGTTAGTGGCTGATGCACACAAATACGAAGATAGTGGGATCATTAAGGGAGCTATTTTGAGGCTCTATAATTTAACAGTGTATCTCTATAATAGTAAGGCAAAGTATCAAAGGAGATTGGCCTCCTTTGTCAAGGAGGCTAAAGAAGCATATGAAGCTGAGCAAGTTATTTGA
- the LOC119302381 gene encoding uncharacterized protein LOC119302381 isoform X1: MPRSSPANLTSTSTGQRGRKRRRPPPPSPVATDLGNHGLIMVLFETPSGFAIFYFDGISLYEPDAMENIWAHFVTEYRASHVIWRKDFQVFKDKSDAINYDTGLNNKLTKMLLKWHQPGQKLAIGKTQYKIVIEANLGISCLFDEPVMELMRGLNYLMHSVVPEEKSKLAKEHCLQMSQGLKMLLLRYGFDVKPEMVNDCIIVTACNLYDSDCCLKNQFKSWCHASHFLQDVSSINSQDWDMLKLATALKMVCYPEDEILFGNPDEMFSTDELSKLVADAHKYEDSGIIKGAILRLYNLTVYLYNSKAKYQRRLASFVKEAKEAYEAEQVI; encoded by the exons tcctccttctccggtag CTACTGATTTGGGGAATCATGGGTTGATCATGGTGTTGTTTGAGACACCTTCGGGCTTCGCAATTTTCTATTTTGACGGAATCAGCCTCTACGAGCCAGATGCCATGGAG AATATATGGGCGCACTTCGTCACGGAATACAGGGCAAGCCAT GTCATTTGGCGAAAAGACTTTCAAGTTTTTAAGGACAAGTCTGATGCCATTAACTATGATACTGGTCTTAACAATAAGCTTACTAAGATGCTCTTGAAGTGGCACCAACCTGGGCAGAAACTTGCTATTGGCAAGACTCAATATAAAATAGTCATTGAAGCAAACTTG GGAATATCCTGCCTGTTTGATGAACCTGTAATGGAGCTGATGCGTGGCCTGAACTATCTCATGCATAGTGTAGTTCCTGAAGAAAAATCAAAGCTAGCCAAGGAGCACTGCCTCCAGATGAGTCAAGGGCTGAAAATGCTCCTTCTACGTTATGGCTTTGATGTGAAGCCGGAGATG GTTAATGATTGCATTATTGTGACAGCATGCAACttgtatgattctgattgttgtttaaAGAATCAATTTAAGAGTTGGTGTCATGCTAGTCACTTCCTTCAAGATGTGTCATCCATTAATTCTCAGGACTGGGACATGTTGAAACTTGCAACAGCTCTGAAGATGGTATGTTACCCTGAAGATGAGATCTTGTTTGGTAATCCTGATGAG ATGTTTTCAACAGATGAGTTGTCAAAGTTAGTGGCTGATGCACACAAATACGAAGATAGTGGGATCATTAAGGGAGCTATTTTGAGGCTCTATAATTTAACAGTGTATCTCTATAATAGTAAGGCAAAGTATCAAAGGAGATTGGCCTCCTTTGTCAAGGAGGCTAAAGAAGCATATGAAGCTGAGCAAGTTATTTGA
- the LOC119302381 gene encoding uncharacterized protein LOC119302381 isoform X5, with amino-acid sequence MPRSSPANLTSTSTGQRGRKRRRPPPPSPVATDLGNHGLIMVLFETPSGFAIFYFDGISLYEPDAMENIWAHFVTEYRASHVIWRKDFQVFKDKSDAINYDTGLNNKLTKMLLKWHQPGQKLAIGKTQYKIVIEANLVNDCIIVTACNLYDSDCCLKNQFKSWCHASHFLQDVSSINSQDWDMLKLATALKMVCYPEDEILFGNPDEMFSTDELSKLVADAHKYEDSGIIKGAILRLYNLTVYLYNSKAKYQRRLASFVKEAKEAYEAEQVI; translated from the exons tcctccttctccggtag CTACTGATTTGGGGAATCATGGGTTGATCATGGTGTTGTTTGAGACACCTTCGGGCTTCGCAATTTTCTATTTTGACGGAATCAGCCTCTACGAGCCAGATGCCATGGAG AATATATGGGCGCACTTCGTCACGGAATACAGGGCAAGCCAT GTCATTTGGCGAAAAGACTTTCAAGTTTTTAAGGACAAGTCTGATGCCATTAACTATGATACTGGTCTTAACAATAAGCTTACTAAGATGCTCTTGAAGTGGCACCAACCTGGGCAGAAACTTGCTATTGGCAAGACTCAATATAAAATAGTCATTGAAGCAAACTTG GTTAATGATTGCATTATTGTGACAGCATGCAACttgtatgattctgattgttgtttaaAGAATCAATTTAAGAGTTGGTGTCATGCTAGTCACTTCCTTCAAGATGTGTCATCCATTAATTCTCAGGACTGGGACATGTTGAAACTTGCAACAGCTCTGAAGATGGTATGTTACCCTGAAGATGAGATCTTGTTTGGTAATCCTGATGAG ATGTTTTCAACAGATGAGTTGTCAAAGTTAGTGGCTGATGCACACAAATACGAAGATAGTGGGATCATTAAGGGAGCTATTTTGAGGCTCTATAATTTAACAGTGTATCTCTATAATAGTAAGGCAAAGTATCAAAGGAGATTGGCCTCCTTTGTCAAGGAGGCTAAAGAAGCATATGAAGCTGAGCAAGTTATTTGA
- the LOC119302381 gene encoding uncharacterized protein LOC119302381 isoform X2 produces the protein MPRSSPANLTSTSTGQRGRKRRRPPPPSPVATDLGNHGLIMVLFETPSGFAIFYFDGISLYEPDAMEVIWRKDFQVFKDKSDAINYDTGLNNKLTKMLLKWHQPGQKLAIGKTQYKIVIEANLGISCLFDEPVMELMRGLNYLMHSVVPEEKSKLAKEHCLQMSQGLKMLLLRYGFDVKPEMVNDCIIVTACNLYDSDCCLKNQFKSWCHASHFLQDVSSINSQDWDMLKLATALKMVCYPEDEILFGNPDEMFSTDELSKLVADAHKYEDSGIIKGAILRLYNLTVYLYNSKAKYQRRLASFVKEAKEAYEAEQVI, from the exons tcctccttctccggtag CTACTGATTTGGGGAATCATGGGTTGATCATGGTGTTGTTTGAGACACCTTCGGGCTTCGCAATTTTCTATTTTGACGGAATCAGCCTCTACGAGCCAGATGCCATGGAG GTCATTTGGCGAAAAGACTTTCAAGTTTTTAAGGACAAGTCTGATGCCATTAACTATGATACTGGTCTTAACAATAAGCTTACTAAGATGCTCTTGAAGTGGCACCAACCTGGGCAGAAACTTGCTATTGGCAAGACTCAATATAAAATAGTCATTGAAGCAAACTTG GGAATATCCTGCCTGTTTGATGAACCTGTAATGGAGCTGATGCGTGGCCTGAACTATCTCATGCATAGTGTAGTTCCTGAAGAAAAATCAAAGCTAGCCAAGGAGCACTGCCTCCAGATGAGTCAAGGGCTGAAAATGCTCCTTCTACGTTATGGCTTTGATGTGAAGCCGGAGATG GTTAATGATTGCATTATTGTGACAGCATGCAACttgtatgattctgattgttgtttaaAGAATCAATTTAAGAGTTGGTGTCATGCTAGTCACTTCCTTCAAGATGTGTCATCCATTAATTCTCAGGACTGGGACATGTTGAAACTTGCAACAGCTCTGAAGATGGTATGTTACCCTGAAGATGAGATCTTGTTTGGTAATCCTGATGAG ATGTTTTCAACAGATGAGTTGTCAAAGTTAGTGGCTGATGCACACAAATACGAAGATAGTGGGATCATTAAGGGAGCTATTTTGAGGCTCTATAATTTAACAGTGTATCTCTATAATAGTAAGGCAAAGTATCAAAGGAGATTGGCCTCCTTTGTCAAGGAGGCTAAAGAAGCATATGAAGCTGAGCAAGTTATTTGA
- the LOC119302381 gene encoding nucleolar protein 58-like isoform X4, which yields MVLFETPSGFAIFYFDGISLYEPDAMENIWAHFVTEYRASHVIWRKDFQVFKDKSDAINYDTGLNNKLTKMLLKWHQPGQKLAIGKTQYKIVIEANLGISCLFDEPVMELMRGLNYLMHSVVPEEKSKLAKEHCLQMSQGLKMLLLRYGFDVKPEMVNDCIIVTACNLYDSDCCLKNQFKSWCHASHFLQDVSSINSQDWDMLKLATALKMVCYPEDEILFGNPDEMFSTDELSKLVADAHKYEDSGIIKGAILRLYNLTVYLYNSKAKYQRRLASFVKEAKEAYEAEQVI from the exons ATGGTGTTGTTTGAGACACCTTCGGGCTTCGCAATTTTCTATTTTGACGGAATCAGCCTCTACGAGCCAGATGCCATGGAG AATATATGGGCGCACTTCGTCACGGAATACAGGGCAAGCCAT GTCATTTGGCGAAAAGACTTTCAAGTTTTTAAGGACAAGTCTGATGCCATTAACTATGATACTGGTCTTAACAATAAGCTTACTAAGATGCTCTTGAAGTGGCACCAACCTGGGCAGAAACTTGCTATTGGCAAGACTCAATATAAAATAGTCATTGAAGCAAACTTG GGAATATCCTGCCTGTTTGATGAACCTGTAATGGAGCTGATGCGTGGCCTGAACTATCTCATGCATAGTGTAGTTCCTGAAGAAAAATCAAAGCTAGCCAAGGAGCACTGCCTCCAGATGAGTCAAGGGCTGAAAATGCTCCTTCTACGTTATGGCTTTGATGTGAAGCCGGAGATG GTTAATGATTGCATTATTGTGACAGCATGCAACttgtatgattctgattgttgtttaaAGAATCAATTTAAGAGTTGGTGTCATGCTAGTCACTTCCTTCAAGATGTGTCATCCATTAATTCTCAGGACTGGGACATGTTGAAACTTGCAACAGCTCTGAAGATGGTATGTTACCCTGAAGATGAGATCTTGTTTGGTAATCCTGATGAG ATGTTTTCAACAGATGAGTTGTCAAAGTTAGTGGCTGATGCACACAAATACGAAGATAGTGGGATCATTAAGGGAGCTATTTTGAGGCTCTATAATTTAACAGTGTATCTCTATAATAGTAAGGCAAAGTATCAAAGGAGATTGGCCTCCTTTGTCAAGGAGGCTAAAGAAGCATATGAAGCTGAGCAAGTTATTTGA